The sequence TGCTTTCCACGGCCACGTTGGTCGAACGAGCGAAGCCCTATCATCTACCTTTGGAATTGGCCCGCGGTACGCTGAACCGCCTGCGAAATGTACTCGCGGAATTGCCCCCCGCCGCGGCGGAAGCCACGGCGGTGAGCGGCCACCTCACCGAATCGCAAAATTGCTTTATCGCAGGGGTGGCTAGGCAGAATTCGCCCGCGGTTTCAGCCGAGCTGGCGGACAAATCGATTGTGGCGGCCTTGAAGGCCATCGACGGTGTGATGGCGGCCATGGCGGAGCAAGCGCGCAAAGTTCGTCAACAGCAGCCGCAACGGGTGTTGCCATTGTTCGCCGGGCGGCTGGGCGACGCGGTTCCCGATGCCTCGCTGGGCACAGCCTTTTTGGCCGCTTTTAACGCGGCAACCGTCCCCTTTTCCTGGGGCTGCGTGGAGGCCGACGAAGGACGGCAGAACTGGGCCTCCACCGATGCCCAAATTCGTTGGGCCCACGCGCACAATTTGCGCGTCTGCGGTGGCCCGCTGTTGGAGTTGCGACGTGGCGCGTTGCCCGACTGGATTTATCTCTGGGAAGGAGATTTCGACAATTTGCTGATGGTGGCCGGCGATTATATTCGCGCGGTGGTGACGCGCTATCGGGGAAAAGTGCATTTTTGGAATGCCGCGGGGCGGTTAGGCACCGGCGAGGCCTTGGGCTTGGAAGAAGAACAAAAGCTGCGGCTGGCCGTGCGGGCCGTGGAAGTGATCCGTTCCTTAGATCCGCAAACGCCGATCATTGTGTCGCTCGATCAACCCTGGGGGGAAATGATGGCGCAGCGCGAAACCGAAATCAGCCCCTTGCAATTCGCCGACGCATTTGTTCGTTCCGACTTGGGCATATCGGGAATTGGCTTGGGAATCAATTTGGGCGTCACCTGCCAGGCGACCCTTCCGCGCGATTTGTTGGAGTTCAGCCTGCAGATGGATATTTGGAGCTCGTTGGGTTTGCCCCTGTTGGTTTCGATCGCGGTTCCCAGCGGCGGAGATTTTTTCACGCCTCGCTGGCAACAAGACTGGCTGGAGAAATACTTGCCGGTATTGTTGGCCCGCTCCAGCGTGCAAGCGGTCATTTGGAATCAACTGCTCGATGCCGACGCCGACGATTTTCCTCATACTGGGCTGGTCGACGAGCGTCGGCAATTGAAGCCGGCATTTTCCACCCTGGCGCACTTGCGGCAGCAATTTTCGACGTGAACGTATTTGAATGGTAAGCGAAAGCGCGCTCCGCTAGCGCGTCGCGGCTAAACTTTCACAACGTGTGACAGCGCCGTTTGGCGGTGCTAGCAGAGACTTTACGGGCGGAAACGCCGGGCGAAGTCCGGCTGGACACTGCCGAGCGATTCCGATACCTTTGCCGCCCCTCGTCTGAGTTGTTTTCCCCAACACCTTTGCGCACCAAGCGCGCACTAGCTCCGGAGTCACGGATGGCTACGGGTGTCCTACCCCACGCTGGCGTCAGTTCGCCGTTTTCCCGCTGGCAGGATTTCATTCTGCCGGTAAGCATTGTTGCCAGCGTGCTGGTGATCATCGTGCCGATGCCGCCGGCGCTGATGGACATTTTGTTGTCGGCCAACATCACGCTGTCGGTCATCATTCTGCTGACAACCATTTACGTGCGCACGCCACTGGAATTCAGCGTGTTTCCCAGCGTGCTGCTGGCCACCACACTGGCCCGGCTGGTGCTGAATGTGGCGACCACGCGGCTGATTTTGACTCGGGCGGCATTTGATGGCCCGCTGGCGGCGGGGCACGTGGTGCGGGCCTTCGGCGAGTTTGTGGCGGGAAATCAGTTGGTGGTGGGCATCGTCATTTTCGTGATGATCGTCATCATCCAGTTCGTCGTGATTACCAAGGGCGCAACACGAATCAGCGAAGTGGCGGCCCGCTTCGCCTTGGACGGCATGCCTGGGCGGCAAATGGCGATTGACGCCGATTTGAGCGCCGGCAGCATTACCGAAGCCGAAGCCCAGCGCCGCCGCAAAGAAATTACCCAGCAGGCCGATTTCTTCGGCGCGATGGATGGGGCCAGCAAATTTGTCCGCGGCGATGCCATCGCCGCGATTTTGATTACGCTGATCAACATTATCGGCGGGTTGGTCATCGGCATGGCACAAGCCGGCATGGGCTTTACGCAAGCCGCCGATGTTTTCACCAAACTGACCATCGGCGACGGCTTAGTGAGCCAGGTGCCGGCATTTTTGATTTCCTTGGCTGCCGGGCTGCTAATTACGCGCTCAACCAGCGACACAAATTTACCGAGCGAGTTTTTGCGACAATTGTTTTCCCGTCCACAGGCCTTGGCCGTAGCCGGCGGATTTTTGGGAATGTTGATTTTCACCAATTTGCCCACCATTCCGCTGGCATTGATCGGAGGCAGTTGCGTCGGGATGGCGCTGGTCCTGACGCGGCAGAAGGAGCAGGCCGCGGCCACGGCGGCCAGCAAAGCGAAGGACGACGCCAAACAGAAGCCCGACGAACGGATCGAAGATTATTTGACGACCGATCCGATGGAAATCGAAATTGGCATGGGACTGATCCGCCTGGCTGATCCCAAACGCGGCGGCGATTTGCTCGCGCGCATTCAGCGCGTGCGCCAAAGCGTCGCCACAGAGATGGGCATCATCATGCCGAAGGTCCGCATTCGCGACAACCTGCAGCTGGCGCAAACTCAGTACCGCATCAAAATCAACGCCGTGATGGTGGCCGAAGGGACGTTGGAACCCGCGCTCTTGCTGGCCATCGATTCTCCCGCCACGACGGGCAAAGTGCGCGGCATTGAATCCAGCGAGCCCGCTCTTAACACCCCGGCGACGTGGATCGAGCCCGACATCCGCGAGCAGGCCCAGCTGTATGGTTACACGGTAATGGACCCGGCAGGCGTGCTGGCCGCGCATTTGAACGAAACGGTGCGCACACACGCCGACGAAATTCTCACCCGCGACGCCACGAAGCATTTAATCGACGAGTTGAAGCGAACTTCGCCGGCCACGGTGGAAGAACTCATTCCCGGCCAAATGAAA comes from Pirellulales bacterium and encodes:
- a CDS encoding endo-1,4-beta-xylanase, coding for LSTATLVERAKPYHLPLELARGTLNRLRNVLAELPPAAAEATAVSGHLTESQNCFIAGVARQNSPAVSAELADKSIVAALKAIDGVMAAMAEQARKVRQQQPQRVLPLFAGRLGDAVPDASLGTAFLAAFNAATVPFSWGCVEADEGRQNWASTDAQIRWAHAHNLRVCGGPLLELRRGALPDWIYLWEGDFDNLLMVAGDYIRAVVTRYRGKVHFWNAAGRLGTGEALGLEEEQKLRLAVRAVEVIRSLDPQTPIIVSLDQPWGEMMAQRETEISPLQFADAFVRSDLGISGIGLGINLGVTCQATLPRDLLEFSLQMDIWSSLGLPLLVSIAVPSGGDFFTPRWQQDWLEKYLPVLLARSSVQAVIWNQLLDADADDFPHTGLVDERRQLKPAFSTLAHLRQQFST
- the flhA gene encoding flagellar biosynthesis protein FlhA yields the protein MATGVLPHAGVSSPFSRWQDFILPVSIVASVLVIIVPMPPALMDILLSANITLSVIILLTTIYVRTPLEFSVFPSVLLATTLARLVLNVATTRLILTRAAFDGPLAAGHVVRAFGEFVAGNQLVVGIVIFVMIVIIQFVVITKGATRISEVAARFALDGMPGRQMAIDADLSAGSITEAEAQRRRKEITQQADFFGAMDGASKFVRGDAIAAILITLINIIGGLVIGMAQAGMGFTQAADVFTKLTIGDGLVSQVPAFLISLAAGLLITRSTSDTNLPSEFLRQLFSRPQALAVAGGFLGMLIFTNLPTIPLALIGGSCVGMALVLTRQKEQAAATAASKAKDDAKQKPDERIEDYLTTDPMEIEIGMGLIRLADPKRGGDLLARIQRVRQSVATEMGIIMPKVRIRDNLQLAQTQYRIKINAVMVAEGTLEPALLLAIDSPATTGKVRGIESSEPALNTPATWIEPDIREQAQLYGYTVMDPAGVLAAHLNETVRTHADEILTRDATKHLIDELKRTSPATVEELIPGQMKLAELQRILQMLLREQVPIRQLGPILETLGDYAPRSTDPMLLTEYVRQRLARVICTRYRDADDTLHVVTLDPALEDRIKAGLEQSERGLLVRLSPQAIEMTCKRLSQAVEKLARQNHPPVVLVSPQIRVGLKQLTAGHLPRLVVLSYNEITRDTHIESVAMVSEEE